Below is a window of Fervidobacterium pennivorans DSM 9078 DNA.
TTATGGTGGCTTGTTACTGGAATAACTCGGGTATTCCACAGATAATCACCTTCCTTTCACCTGAAGAGTTATCATAAAGAAAACTTTCGAAAGTTTTGGAAGTTGTCCTAAATCAAAAATCGCAGTTTAGGAACAGCTATACGGATTTTTCCGATGCTTTTGTTTTCTTGTGCTTTTTTGGTGTTTTAATTATACCAGAAAAAGTGACTTTCCGTGCAGGTTTGTATATGAATTTTCTGTGAAGAAAATTAGAATTCTTGGACATTTGCTCAAGGAAATAAGATGAGTGAAAAAATCGCATTTTATGGTATAATGTATAAGAAATCAAAAAAGCAACGTGGAATATCAAAACTTAAAACGCAAAAAACTGAGCCTTGGAGGGAAAAGGTATGAAGGAGTATCGTCCACAAGAGATAGAGCCAAAGTGGCAAAAGGTCTGGGAAGAGAAAAAGGTTTTTGAAACTCCTCAGTATTCTGAAAAGCCCAAGTATTACACACTCATCATGTTCCCTTATCCATCCGGAACATTGCATGTTGGTCACGTTAAAAACTACACGATAGGTGATATCGTTGCAAGGTATAAAAGAATGCAGGGATACAATGTATTACATCCATTTGGTTACGATGCTTTCGGCTTACCTGCAGAAAATGCAGCGATTGCTCATAAGATACATCCGAAGAAATGGACTATGGATAACATAAACACTATTCGTGGGCAAATAAAGAAGATGGGGATTAGCTACGATTGGAATAGGGAAGTTATTACGTGTAATGAAGACTATTATAAATGGACACAATGGATATTTTTGAAACTCTACGAGGCGGGTTTGGCGTACAAAAAGCCCGGTGCGGTAAATTGGTGCCCAAGTTGTCAGACAGTTTTGGCTAACGAACAGGTGAAAGATGGAAAATGTGAAAGGTGTGGTACGACTGTTACAATGAAACACCTTGAACAATGGTATTTCAAAATCACAGATTACGCAGAAAAATTACTCGAAGGACTCGACAGACTTCCTGGTTGGCCGGAACACGTTAAAACAATGCAAAGAAACTGGATTGGAAAGAGCACAGGTGCGGAAGTTGATTTTCCAGTCGAAGGTCTCGACAAGAAAATCAGAATCTTCACAACAAGACCAGACACTATATACGGTGTGACGTTCATGGCAATTGCACCGGAATCTCCACTGGTGCTTGAACTTGTGACCGATGAAAAGAGGAAAGAGGTAGAAGAATTCCTGGCGAAAGTTGCTCATGAAGATAGATTCAAGCGAACGAGTTTGGAAGCAAAAAAGGAAGGGGTCTTCCTCGGTAGGTATGCAATCAACCCGTTGACTGGTGAGAGAATACCTATTTATGTTGCCAACTACATACTCTATGAATACGGAACAGGTGCAATTATGGCTGTTCCTGCTCACGACAAACGCGATTTTGACTTTGCGAAAGCGTATGGCTTACCAATTAAACAGGTCATCAAGCCAAAAGAAGGTGATTGGAACATAGAAGAAGCCCCTTACGAGGATGAAGGTATAATGATAAACAGCGGTCCATTTAACGGTTTGGACAGTAAGAAAGGCATTGAAGAAGTCACGAAATATATAGAGGAAAAAGGTTTTGGAAAAAGAAGCGTCCAGTACAAACTCAGAGACTGGCTTATTTCAAGACAGCGCTACTGGGGTGCTCCAATTCCAATAATCTATTGTGACAAATGTGGTATTGTTCCTGTTCCGGAAAAAGATTTACCGGTCAAACTTCCGGAAAACGTTGAATTCTTACCAACGGGTCAGTCGCCGCTTACATTGAGCGAAGAATTCAAACACACGACATGTCCAAAGTGTGGTGGTCCAGCCCGCAGAGAAGTAGAGACAATGGACACATTTGTTGATAGTTCTTGGTATTTCTTAAGGTATGTCAATCCAAAATTGGAAGATAAACCATTTGATACGAACGATGTAAATTATTGGTTACCGGTTGACCAATACATTGGTGGAGTTGAGCATGCCGTTTTGCACTTACTCTATTCAAGATTCATCACAAAGGTCTTACACGACCTTGGATATGTTGGTTTCGACGAGCCATTCCAGAATCTCTTCACCCAAGGTATGATTTACAAAGATGGTTGGAAGATGAGTAAGTCCAAAGGCAACGTGGTCTCCCCGGACGATATGATAGAAAAATACGGTGCGGATACACTGAGAATGTATATACTCTTCATGGCACCTCCGGAAAAAGATGCGGAATGGAGCGATGCGGGAATTGAGGGTGTGAATCGATTTGTTAAAAGACTTTGGAATAACTACTACAAAATGCTTGATATCATAAACTCACAAGATGCTGAAGAAAGTGAATTTGGAAAAGAAGAAAGAGCTCTCAGAAGAAAATTGCACGCGATGATTAAGAAAATAAAAGAAGATATCGAAGGCGGTTTCAAATTCAATACCGCCATTGCTGGGTTAATGGAATTCAACAACCAACTTTCCGATTACCTCGAAACGGCCCAAAACCCAAACAAAAAACTGTTAAGGGAGATAGCGGAAAAAATAGCGCTTATAATTTCGCCATTTGCACCGCACATGGCAGAAGAAATGTGGCACGACTTAGGCAAAGAAACACTCATCGTTGAAGAACGCTGGCCAGATTACGATGAAGAAGCACTTAAGGAAGAAGAAATAACGATAGCCGTTCAGGTTAATGGTAAAGTGAGAGGTAGAATCACTGTTCCGGCAGACTCTTCGGAAGACCAAATAAAGGAAAAGGCTGTTGAAAATGTCAAGAAACTGGTAGAAGGCAAACAAATAGTCAATATCTTCTACGTGCCTGGAAAATTGGTGAATATCGTTGTTAAGTAATTCTAGTACCATAAAAATATTGGGGGGAGTTAAGATGAAGAAACTAACAGTGTTTTTGGTGTTACTCATCAGTTTACTCACGTTCGCTCAGCAAGACATCGTTGCTGTTGTCAATGGAAGAAACATCACCATGGATGAATGGAACAGAGAGGCAAATGTTCAGAAATTACTTTTGGAGATTCAAAACTCAAACCCAACGTTTTACAAGGTTTTAACAACTTCTACAGAAGGGATTATTTTGATAGAAAAATACAAATTGGAGGTTCTGGACCAACTTATTCGTAAGGTATTGTTTATCCAATTTGCTGAGAAACTTGG
It encodes the following:
- the leuS gene encoding leucine--tRNA ligase; this encodes MKEYRPQEIEPKWQKVWEEKKVFETPQYSEKPKYYTLIMFPYPSGTLHVGHVKNYTIGDIVARYKRMQGYNVLHPFGYDAFGLPAENAAIAHKIHPKKWTMDNINTIRGQIKKMGISYDWNREVITCNEDYYKWTQWIFLKLYEAGLAYKKPGAVNWCPSCQTVLANEQVKDGKCERCGTTVTMKHLEQWYFKITDYAEKLLEGLDRLPGWPEHVKTMQRNWIGKSTGAEVDFPVEGLDKKIRIFTTRPDTIYGVTFMAIAPESPLVLELVTDEKRKEVEEFLAKVAHEDRFKRTSLEAKKEGVFLGRYAINPLTGERIPIYVANYILYEYGTGAIMAVPAHDKRDFDFAKAYGLPIKQVIKPKEGDWNIEEAPYEDEGIMINSGPFNGLDSKKGIEEVTKYIEEKGFGKRSVQYKLRDWLISRQRYWGAPIPIIYCDKCGIVPVPEKDLPVKLPENVEFLPTGQSPLTLSEEFKHTTCPKCGGPARREVETMDTFVDSSWYFLRYVNPKLEDKPFDTNDVNYWLPVDQYIGGVEHAVLHLLYSRFITKVLHDLGYVGFDEPFQNLFTQGMIYKDGWKMSKSKGNVVSPDDMIEKYGADTLRMYILFMAPPEKDAEWSDAGIEGVNRFVKRLWNNYYKMLDIINSQDAEESEFGKEERALRRKLHAMIKKIKEDIEGGFKFNTAIAGLMEFNNQLSDYLETAQNPNKKLLREIAEKIALIISPFAPHMAEEMWHDLGKETLIVEERWPDYDEEALKEEEITIAVQVNGKVRGRITVPADSSEDQIKEKAVENVKKLVEGKQIVNIFYVPGKLVNIVVK